The following proteins are encoded in a genomic region of Danio rerio strain Tuebingen ecotype United States chromosome 16, GRCz12tu, whole genome shotgun sequence:
- the LOC141378275 gene encoding uncharacterized protein isoform X5, protein MTEEVGGRGVKRKADDDFHSILGEGKPYALRKRIRVAELENTRDTEMSSYQEKTSSGGRGVKRKADDDFHSVLGEGKPYALRKRIKVAELENTRVDADTEASSSGGRGVKRKADDDFHSVLGEGKPYALRKRIRAAETSSDENSSSGQSPVTESHFSTVSSLKIHNTEASCNS, encoded by the exons taggaggaagaggagtgaagaggaaagcggatgatgattttcacagtattttaggTGAAGGCAAACCATACGCTCTGCGGAAACGCATCAGAGTTGCAGAGCTGGAGAACACAAGAGACACAGAGATGAGCAGCTATCAAGAGAAAACCAGCTCAG gaggaagaggagtgaagcggaaagcggatgatgattttcacagtgttttaggTGAAGGTAAACCTTATGCACTGCGCAAACGCATCAAAGTTGCTGAGCTGGAGAACACAAGAGTGGACGCCGACACAGAGgcgtccagctcag gaggaagaggagtgaagaggaaagcggatgatgattttcacagtgttttaggTGAAGGTAAACCTTATGCACTGCGGAAACGCATCAGAGCTGCTGAGACGTCCAGCGATGAGAACAGCAGCTCAGGTCAGTCTCCCGTTACAGAATCACACTTTTCTACAGTTTCATCACTTAAAATTCATAATACAGAGGCAAGCTGcaactcttag